A single Sutterella megalosphaeroides DNA region contains:
- a CDS encoding C69 family dipeptidase, producing the protein MTALRRFLPLFRSSVLGAALGAALLSSAPLRADTIVAAGRLATTTGRPLVARNVDLGGTSSTTVRRTGAAQHKWSDTVDYVKTKGDVVLTQVPHTIGFAHARTESLLPDGTLLMRESYLNDEGVLVLSMPLPLEEALHLTAEEAARPLNGLVRSPDPAYEKRNHASDPNRLPYVLPSALEIERMRRASPEFVSSKGMKPLPDPEKDAPEVLEAFESSGIIYGLMRLMTERGSTARRAVEEAVRLVERFGWAGEAVQLTVADTEEVWLVAVLPGRTAVARRLADDEAVLAAEVQTLGTVDLLDEKNTIVSPLTRERARMLLANIPEGIARTVTFEWIDYAEPPTLQARLRSYARTRTFLERVGGLSEEAVRDATGMDYRRFVAPGAIRPQAKISPEALRALMRSSAPDLESPSGIANAATARSSVFDPRTPAWTTREDVASAHPAVIPYVATHPLAVQLPVKMLARSNETGAASATGDNTPFVETAVQSTFDFSFRDARSFRRHAAVLYAFDAAHGAIKPAENAAAPWLAPEFAALEKLPDGLADARFLADKVSPAKGAHHLAESDAIARARAQAVLFEHYRKRSTPNVTILADTLSSKDRTVRVNVLSTPEFDATKLVRKSLGLGSAIPLASGEPNHRRSEATALNRIDVNGDGRLDAVVTFPIAGALEGTLPGRYTPLYVTGRTTDKKPFIGFDSVFIKKP; encoded by the coding sequence ATGACCGCTTTACGTCGTTTTCTTCCGCTATTTCGTTCTTCCGTACTCGGAGCCGCCCTCGGCGCCGCGCTTTTGTCATCCGCTCCGCTTCGGGCCGACACGATCGTTGCGGCCGGTCGACTCGCCACGACCACGGGGCGTCCGCTCGTGGCGCGTAACGTCGACCTCGGCGGCACGAGCTCGACCACGGTGCGCCGCACGGGCGCGGCGCAGCACAAGTGGAGCGACACGGTCGACTACGTGAAGACGAAGGGGGACGTCGTCCTGACGCAGGTCCCCCACACGATCGGCTTCGCGCACGCGCGCACGGAGTCGCTGCTGCCCGACGGGACGCTTCTCATGCGGGAAAGCTACTTGAACGACGAAGGCGTGCTCGTTCTTTCGATGCCGCTTCCCTTGGAAGAGGCCCTGCACTTGACGGCCGAAGAGGCGGCACGCCCCTTGAACGGGCTCGTTAGGAGCCCCGACCCCGCTTACGAAAAGCGCAATCACGCAAGCGACCCCAATCGCCTCCCGTACGTCCTTCCGAGCGCGCTCGAAATCGAGCGGATGCGTCGCGCTTCGCCCGAATTCGTGTCGAGCAAGGGCATGAAGCCCCTCCCCGACCCCGAAAAGGACGCGCCCGAGGTGCTCGAAGCGTTCGAATCCTCGGGGATCATCTACGGGCTCATGCGCCTCATGACGGAACGCGGCTCGACCGCGCGCCGTGCGGTCGAAGAAGCGGTGCGCCTCGTGGAGCGCTTCGGCTGGGCGGGCGAAGCCGTGCAGTTAACGGTCGCGGACACCGAAGAGGTGTGGCTCGTGGCGGTCCTTCCCGGGCGCACGGCGGTGGCGCGCCGTCTCGCCGACGACGAAGCGGTGCTTGCCGCCGAAGTGCAGACGCTCGGCACGGTGGATTTGCTCGACGAAAAAAATACGATCGTCTCTCCTCTCACGCGCGAGCGCGCGCGGATGCTCCTTGCGAACATCCCCGAGGGCATTGCCCGCACCGTCACCTTCGAGTGGATCGACTATGCGGAACCCCCGACGCTTCAGGCGCGCCTGAGAAGTTACGCGCGCACCCGCACGTTCCTCGAACGTGTCGGAGGATTGTCGGAGGAGGCCGTGCGCGACGCGACGGGCATGGATTACCGACGCTTCGTCGCTCCGGGCGCGATTCGTCCGCAGGCAAAGATTTCGCCCGAGGCACTGCGCGCCCTCATGCGCTCGAGCGCCCCCGATCTGGAAAGCCCCTCGGGGATTGCCAACGCCGCCACGGCCCGCAGTTCCGTCTTCGACCCGCGCACGCCCGCGTGGACGACGCGCGAAGACGTTGCGTCCGCGCACCCCGCCGTGATTCCCTACGTGGCGACCCACCCCCTCGCCGTGCAGCTCCCCGTGAAGATGCTCGCGCGCTCGAACGAAACGGGGGCGGCCTCCGCGACGGGCGACAACACGCCTTTTGTTGAAACGGCCGTGCAGTCGACCTTCGACTTCAGCTTCCGCGATGCGCGCTCCTTCCGCCGTCACGCGGCGGTGCTCTACGCGTTCGACGCCGCGCACGGCGCCATCAAGCCCGCGGAAAACGCCGCCGCCCCGTGGCTTGCGCCCGAATTCGCCGCGCTTGAGAAGCTCCCCGACGGGCTTGCCGACGCGCGGTTCCTCGCCGACAAGGTTTCGCCCGCGAAGGGCGCACACCACCTTGCGGAATCGGACGCCATTGCGCGCGCCCGCGCTCAGGCGGTGCTGTTCGAACACTACCGCAAGCGGTCGACCCCGAACGTCACGATCCTTGCCGACACCCTGTCGTCCAAAGACCGTACGGTGCGCGTCAACGTTCTGAGTACGCCTGAGTTCGATGCGACGAAGCTCGTTCGGAAGTCGCTCGGGCTCGGTTCGGCCATTCCGCTTGCTTCGGGCGAACCCAATCACCGCCGCTCCGAAGCGACCGCCCTCAACCGCATCGACGTGAACGGCGACGGGCGCCTTGACGCCGTCGTCACCTTCCCGATCGCGGGCGCCCTTGAGGGGACGCTTCCCGGGCGCTACACGCCCCTTTACGTCACGGGCCGCACGACCGACAAGAAGCCCTTCATCGGGTTCGATTCGGTGTTCATAAAAAAACCGTAA
- the tnpA gene encoding IS200/IS605 family transposase yields the protein MPFEYEHKKGIVFKNQFHVIFCPKYRRPVLVDGVDVRLKEIFLQKAAELEVKIVSMEVMPDHVHLFLSFDPRLGIHQVVKALKAVSSRLLREEFPWLRSRIPCLWTRSYFTCTVGHLGEEAVKHYIEQQKGV from the coding sequence ATGCCATTTGAATACGAGCACAAAAAAGGGATCGTTTTCAAAAATCAGTTCCATGTGATCTTCTGTCCGAAGTACCGTCGTCCCGTCCTTGTGGACGGCGTGGACGTTCGCCTCAAGGAGATTTTTCTGCAAAAGGCTGCGGAACTGGAAGTGAAGATCGTATCGATGGAGGTTATGCCCGATCACGTGCATCTCTTCCTCAGCTTCGATCCTCGGCTCGGCATTCATCAAGTGGTGAAAGCCCTGAAGGCCGTTTCGTCACGGCTGCTTCGGGAAGAGTTCCCGTGGCTCAGGTCGCGCATCCCGTGCCTGTGGACGAGGAGCTACTTCACCTGCACAGTGGGGCACCTCGGCGAAGAGGCCGTCAAGCACTACATCGAACAGCAAAAGGGGGTCTGA
- a CDS encoding energy-coupling factor transporter transmembrane component T family protein, which yields MTTKHSANFPETLDPRTKMTLTAGTAIATVAFSGLLAQMTLFAATFLYLASTRRARMMGLLYAGAVAIIAVATGFAAIIEWVNPDLGGLSVRNLGIPLLRGLTMMNVVAALAASTKIQDLVGALQGLRLPFCIYLPAVVMVRFLPTFASDVKQVREALRIKGRKLGAGFLCRHPILAARLLFTPLLFRALKSSESLGVAAELKGLTGGSSSRMTRLNAARFGTRDFVLLGAALLIAAAALYLQIEWPNFGFDDERAFP from the coding sequence ATGACGACGAAGCACTCCGCCAATTTCCCCGAAACGCTCGACCCGCGTACGAAGATGACGCTCACGGCGGGTACCGCCATCGCGACCGTGGCGTTTTCGGGGCTCCTTGCGCAGATGACCCTCTTTGCTGCGACGTTTCTCTATCTCGCCTCGACCCGCCGCGCTCGCATGATGGGGCTTCTCTACGCCGGGGCGGTCGCGATCATCGCGGTCGCGACGGGCTTTGCCGCAATCATCGAGTGGGTGAATCCCGATCTCGGTGGGCTTTCGGTCCGAAACCTCGGTATTCCGCTCCTGCGCGGCCTCACGATGATGAATGTCGTTGCGGCGCTCGCGGCCTCGACCAAAATCCAGGACCTCGTGGGCGCCTTGCAGGGCCTGCGGCTTCCCTTTTGCATCTATCTGCCTGCGGTCGTCATGGTGCGGTTTTTGCCGACCTTCGCCTCCGACGTGAAGCAGGTGCGCGAAGCGCTGCGCATCAAGGGGCGCAAGCTCGGTGCGGGGTTCCTGTGCCGACACCCGATTCTCGCGGCGCGCCTTCTTTTCACGCCGCTCCTTTTCCGAGCCCTCAAGTCGAGCGAAAGCTTGGGCGTTGCGGCCGAATTGAAGGGCCTTACGGGCGGGAGCTCCTCGCGCATGACGCGCCTCAATGCGGCGCGCTTCGGCACGCGCGACTTCGTCCTTCTCGGCGCGGCGCTCCTCATTGCGGCCGCGGCCCTCTATCTTCAGATCGAGTGGCCGAATTTCGGCTTCGACGACGAGCGGGCCTTCCCGTAA
- a CDS encoding ABC transporter ATP-binding protein: MIEFDRVTYTYPYRPTPSVFDVSFRVRPGELKVLTGPSGCGKTTMLRLANGLAPHYWKGKLEGDVRVAGISNLTRPASAVARDAGTLFQDPEEQFFALTVGDELAFAPSWAGVPAEEIRRRVRDAALRLGIADLLEQPIGALSEGEKQAVGMASLLAQGVEAFILDEPSANLDPEATAAFGRLLGELKRAGAAILVVDHRLYWLRDLADEVLVVHAGRIVERGPFAMLDEPGFSERWGLRSARVADRRTRGNAAYDASADPVPLLEVERLCAGKSLRGASDDASARSEKPALVHNLSFKAGAAVTALIGRNGSGKTTVARALCGLESASGTIRVRGVEVEGEKLLERTGLVLQNADHQLQMRTVFDEVRSVVAAVTPPDRRSFFGSEHTEETERRIAARASELLEELSLGHLAERHPQSLSGGEKQRLVVACALARDPDVLILDEPTSGLDGANMLRIARLLKSAAASGKAVLLVTNDLELLEHAADAVVRIPELRSHV; this comes from the coding sequence GTGATCGAATTCGACCGCGTCACCTACACCTATCCTTACCGCCCGACCCCGTCGGTCTTCGACGTTTCCTTCCGGGTTCGCCCGGGCGAACTCAAAGTTTTGACGGGCCCCTCGGGTTGCGGCAAAACGACGATGCTGCGGCTTGCGAACGGCCTCGCGCCTCACTACTGGAAGGGGAAGCTCGAAGGCGACGTGCGCGTTGCGGGGATTTCGAACCTCACGCGCCCGGCGAGCGCCGTGGCGCGCGACGCGGGGACGCTCTTTCAGGATCCCGAGGAGCAGTTCTTCGCGCTCACCGTCGGAGACGAACTCGCGTTCGCCCCTTCGTGGGCGGGCGTTCCCGCGGAGGAAATCCGACGACGCGTGCGCGACGCGGCGTTGCGCCTCGGGATTGCGGATCTCCTTGAGCAGCCGATCGGAGCGCTTTCGGAAGGGGAAAAGCAGGCGGTCGGGATGGCGTCGCTGCTCGCTCAGGGGGTTGAAGCCTTCATCCTTGACGAACCCTCCGCCAACCTCGACCCCGAGGCGACCGCCGCCTTCGGGCGACTGCTCGGGGAATTGAAGCGCGCGGGCGCCGCGATTCTCGTCGTCGACCACCGACTCTATTGGCTGCGGGACCTCGCGGACGAGGTGCTCGTCGTTCATGCGGGGAGGATCGTCGAACGCGGCCCCTTCGCGATGCTCGACGAGCCCGGCTTTTCCGAGCGCTGGGGGCTACGATCCGCGCGCGTCGCGGACCGGCGCACGCGAGGAAACGCCGCGTACGATGCGTCGGCCGATCCCGTTCCGCTTCTGGAGGTCGAACGGCTCTGCGCGGGTAAGAGCCTCCGCGGGGCGTCGGACGACGCGTCGGCTCGCAGCGAAAAGCCTGCGCTCGTACACAACCTCTCCTTCAAGGCGGGTGCGGCCGTCACGGCCCTGATCGGCCGAAACGGGAGCGGAAAAACGACGGTCGCGCGGGCGCTGTGCGGTCTGGAGAGCGCAAGCGGCACGATCCGCGTGAGAGGCGTCGAGGTGGAGGGCGAAAAGCTTCTCGAACGCACCGGCCTCGTGCTTCAGAACGCCGACCACCAGTTGCAGATGCGCACGGTCTTCGACGAAGTGCGCAGCGTCGTCGCGGCCGTCACTCCGCCCGACCGTCGGAGCTTTTTCGGCTCCGAACATACCGAAGAAACCGAACGTCGGATCGCCGCGCGCGCCTCGGAACTTCTCGAGGAGCTTTCGCTCGGACACCTCGCCGAGCGGCACCCGCAGAGCCTCTCGGGCGGCGAAAAGCAGCGCCTGGTCGTCGCGTGTGCGCTTGCGCGCGACCCCGACGTTCTCATTCTCGACGAGCCGACGAGCGGGCTTGACGGCGCGAACATGCTCCGTATCGCGAGACTTCTCAAAAGCGCCGCGGCCTCGGGCAAGGCCGTGCTTCTTGTCACGAACGACCTCGAACTCTTGGAGCACGCCGCGGACGCCGTCGTGCGGATTCCGGAATTGCGCTCCCACGTGTGA
- a CDS encoding TetR/AcrR family transcriptional regulator translates to MNDNTKTGDVFDARLLTTKEKAQEKTDEAIESANVPTDPDGEPAPARARRTRAAGAATRERILEAASAVIAEEGTDALSIDHVIKRAGISKGAFLYHFPSRLQLVEALAERYAAHLREVAVELEREAPQLTARPKVDLYIEWYRRFHGEKLDGGRSPLVGLVCASRENRRFIEPVRTWYRGYYDALDPKIDRRSTELTALLALDGLFFHHLFGTDVLSETERAAVLERIERIVRASAREVGEESSEPDAEKSKTKK, encoded by the coding sequence ATGAATGACAACACGAAGACGGGCGACGTGTTCGACGCCCGTTTGTTGACAACGAAAGAAAAAGCGCAAGAGAAAACGGATGAGGCGATCGAATCGGCGAACGTCCCGACCGATCCCGACGGGGAGCCGGCGCCCGCACGCGCGCGTCGCACCCGCGCGGCGGGGGCGGCGACGCGCGAACGGATCCTCGAAGCAGCTTCGGCCGTGATCGCGGAGGAAGGGACCGACGCGCTCTCGATCGACCATGTCATCAAACGGGCGGGCATCAGCAAAGGAGCTTTTCTTTATCACTTTCCGTCGCGGCTCCAGCTCGTCGAAGCTCTGGCGGAGCGCTACGCCGCGCACCTGCGGGAGGTGGCGGTCGAATTGGAGCGCGAAGCGCCGCAGCTGACGGCGCGCCCGAAGGTCGACCTCTACATCGAGTGGTACCGGCGCTTTCACGGGGAAAAGCTCGACGGCGGGCGTTCGCCTCTGGTGGGGCTTGTGTGTGCTTCGCGGGAAAACCGCCGCTTCATCGAGCCCGTGCGGACGTGGTACCGCGGGTACTACGACGCGCTCGATCCGAAAATCGACCGGCGCTCGACGGAACTCACGGCGCTCCTGGCGCTTGACGGGCTCTTTTTCCATCATCTCTTCGGCACGGACGTCTTGTCGGAAACGGAACGCGCGGCCGTACTCGAGCGGATCGAGCGCATCGTGCGAGCGAGCGCCCGGGAAGTCGGTGAAGAATCCTCCGAACCGGATGCCGAGAAGTCGAAGACGAAAAAGTAA